From the Paraflavitalea soli genome, the window GGCGGCACAGTTGGCGGAGCAACGAGGGCATGAAGAAGAGGTAATACTGGCAGCCTTTCTCCATGATATTGGCCATATCTGTGTTTCGGCAGCGGAAGACAATGAGATGGATGGGTACGGCATAAAGGATCATGAAGAAGTAGGCGGGGCCTTCCTGCAGGAGAAAGGTTTTTCAAAGCGGCTCATCCGTTTGGTAGAAGCGCATGTGGAAGCCAAGCGATACCTCACCTGGAAATCACCTGCTTATTATGAGCAATTGTCGGCGGCCAGCAAGAAAACGCTGGAATACCAGGGAGGACAAATGAGTGAGGAGGAAGCACTTGCTTTTGAACAATACCCCCTGTTTCAACTGATCATTGACATGCGGCTTTGGGATGAAGAAGCCAAGATAGAAGGGCTGCCGGTTCCAGACCTAAGTAAATATCACGGTATGATGGTGCGTCATTTAACTAATAAAAGTTTATAATATAATGTCTATTAAGCTGGTCGTATTTGATATAGCGGGTACTACGGTGCGTGACAAAGGTAGTGTGGCGGAGGCTTTCATGCAGGCTGCTGGAGGATTTGGGATAACGGTACCGCTTGAAGAGGTCAATAAGGTGATGGGATTCCGAAAAAAAGAAGCTATCCGTATTTTGCTCGATAAGTTTTATCTTGAACGCAAGGAG encodes:
- a CDS encoding HD domain-containing protein, with product MNKIQAEAIATEIIALYEHHGGAEYAGEKVTQLEHMVQAAQLAEQRGHEEEVILAAFLHDIGHICVSAAEDNEMDGYGIKDHEEVGGAFLQEKGFSKRLIRLVEAHVEAKRYLTWKSPAYYEQLSAASKKTLEYQGGQMSEEEALAFEQYPLFQLIIDMRLWDEEAKIEGLPVPDLSKYHGMMVRHLTNKSL